The nucleotide sequence ATGTGTGCAGCACCTGATTGTTCAATGGCAGGCAACATTTTCTCAACAGAACCTCTCGCAGATCAGCACTGATGGAAGGATAACACCAAACCCATAGcgtgtctgcatttacatctttCTCTGTGTAAAGGGTAAAATGCAATTATGatcattattgttttattaaagagacagttcacccaaaatgcaTATTCTGTTATAAGGCCTTTTTCTTCTGCAGACCACAAAATGAAATGTTAGTAAGGACAGACAGTCTCAGTcaccattcacttccattgcaTCCTTTTCCTGCATGATGAAAATGGTGACTGACAAATAATGCTGTCACTGTTTAATTTCCCCGTGTGTGTTTAACAAATAAAAGTCACACTGGATTGGAAAAATATGAGGAGTAAATGGTTAATATTTTGGGGTTAACTATCGCTTTAacacataaaatgtacttatAATAAAGACCCTTTCGGGGTATTTTAATCTTACCAATTAGTCCAAGACTCAGCATCATCTCAGATGTAGCCATATTCCATTCCTTATCCACGTTAATCTGTTTCTAATACTTCAATGATTTGTAAACCATTTATGTTTACAGTTtggaaaacacatgcaaatgtcagcgcaaacaaacataacccaCTGTCAAATGTGCCGGGAACGTTTATCCGGAAAATGATTATAATGTCAAAAATACGATTCTTCTTGCGAAATAGATGTTTAAGCGTTTGAATCCAGGAACAGTTTTCTCATTAAAGCCGAACGTTATTAATTATCAAATACTTTCTAGCATATCACTGTATATGAATCAGTTGTTGAGTTGCAGTAATTCCCCAGAGTAAGTgtatcaaaggaaaaaaaatagagagGAAAACGACAAACACATAAAACGAAAACTTATCATAAACAGTAACAATCCACTACTGGTCAAGTGACCAACATGCTTCTTCCGGATTTGTTTTTCTAAGTTCAACTAAAATATCCAAAGCCATACTGCCATCTAGTGTGTTGGTGCGATTAAagtttagaattttaatttaatttattttttcatacattacacctattttaataacaaacaacaacaacaataataataaacaaaacataaaataatacaaaaataaaacaaaaatattaaaatatacactaccagttaaatgttttttttttaaagaagtcttttccgCTCACCAagtctatatttatttaatcaaaagaatagcaaaacattaaaattttgaaatatttttactatttgaaataactgttttctatttaaatatattttacattttaatttattcctgtgatttcaatgctgaatattttgcatcattactcctgtcatatgatccttcagaaatcattctaatatggtgatttgctgctcaaacaacattaattattattattatgttgaaaacagctgagtgtctttttttaggtttctttgatgaatagaccgttcagaagaacagcatttctctgaaacagaaatgttttgtaacattataaatgtctttataatcacttttgatcaatttaaaagcatccttgctcagtaaaagtattaatcCCAACTAaccaaaaaaatactgaccccaagcttttgaatggtatagtgtatactgttacaaaagcttttaatttcagatcAATCTTTCAAATAGatctttctactcatcaaagaatcctaaaaaatgtactcgactgttttaaatattgataataataaatgtttcttgaacagcaaatcagcatattagaatgatttctgaaggatcatgtgacacccaaaaaaatcttactgtttaaaaacttttgactggtagtgtacatatatataaaaaataaaacttgtaaCAAATGGTAAAACCAGAAACACAAAAGCATATTctaacatgaataaaataaatactttattaatttaatcaatAGCACTAAAGCAATAAGTAACAAATATGTAACACCAAGTTTTAAGCCACTCCTTTTCTTCAGCTAATTTAAGgattgaaattaaaaatttcaAATAGTTTTTGATTTCCACAAAACTTGGAGCACCTTTATTACATTTGTGTAAATAATGCtttaatcaaaacattatttcacaaaaatgtaaCCTCTAATTTTTACATAATCCACCAGTCTCAGCCATGTTTTATTGCCCCAAGTGCACTTAATAGTGATACAGCTGCATAGATTTTCTTGAGATTTagcaaaatgtacaaatattaccatccaaattaaacattaagcatcttaaaaattcaagatatttaaaaaaatgtatcagtgtttgtacaatgaaagtcagGAAAAGGGTTTGAGGGACAATAaatgagttttcatttttgggtaaatgaTCTCTTTAAACTATAACCTAGATTATCTATATTGCTAATGCttagattataataataattgtttacagAATAATTGTCATGAATtactaataattacaatatgCATGCATTTTTGGGGTTAAGGAAGAAAATTAAGGTCAGCTATATCAGTGCCAccttatcaaaataaatatgtactattaaaaaaaaaaaaaaaaaaaaaaaaaaaacatattccaTTCATAATGTATCAAATAGCAAAACATTGATTTTCTGCCAGtaatttatttcctttttaatgGCTGATACTGATGCACAGTTACCGTGTTTTACGTCAGATTCAATTTGGGTAACATTTCAGTAGTGATGATTTTATTGCGGCCTATGTTTCATCACTACGTTTTCGCACGTTTGTCATCAGAATTGCAGAGAGCGGAGAGGAAGCGTGTACGCGCACATACGGGAACTCTAGTCTTCCTCGCCGGCGCAGTTCACGTGCGCTAGTCCTTTCTTGCTTGCGCGGCGAGAAGTCACGGCGCGGATGGACAGGCAGAGTCAATAAAACAGCCTCGACTATCTGTAAACCGCCTGCTAGCAAGCCATAACAATGCCAGCCTATTTCCAGAGACCGGAGAACGCTCTTAAGCGAGCAAACGGTGAGTGAATGCTGTAGATTGTCGTCTCTTGGACTGTAGTCGAGGGTCTAGCTGTTAGCTCGATATGGCGCGTGTTGGAGTAGCCATGTTACTTGCAAGGCCGGATGTCACAATTGCTGGGCCGTGTGTCATGTATGATGCAGCGTTTTAAATCTCCTCTATTAACGTTACTATATTCTTCGAAGTGTACTCAAAGAAAGGACATGtttggaaataaaatgtaaatattctgcATACTTCGTAAAAGAACAACGGCGGAGACCGTTTTTTGTTAAAGCTACCATGTGTGCTAGCAAGCTTTTCTTTCCCGCTAGCTTAGCAATGACAACTGGTAACGGAGGTTAAAGATTTATTAACAGTATGCACTAAAAAGTCCTTAAGACTATAACGGTATTCCTTATTTGTGAATAAAATCTACGTTGTTATTTgaagaaaataataaacaaaatatgaatGGAATAGCAACACCACGCACCTGCCACAGGTTTAGCATACTCGATTTCTTATTCAGTATTATAGTCAGCTGTAAATGACACATGTTGAAAGTAGTATTTGAGGgctgtatgataaataaataatgcagcaagatcatgaaacatttttcagtgtatgtcataaataaataaattcccaAAAGTGTGCTGGTCATGACAATCTCCCTGTTTGTTTTCTCAGAGTTTCTCGAAGTTGGTAAAAAGCAGCCAGCTTTGGATGTGCTCTACGATGTTATCAAGAGCAAAAAACATCGAACATGGCAGAAGATACACGAGCCTATTATGCTCAAGTATCTCGAGCTCTGTGTGGACCTGCGGAAGAGCCACTTGGCAAAGGAGGGACTGTATCAGTACAAAAACATCTGTCAACAGGTTTGAGGCTACAGTTGTTTTATACTTAACcagacataaaacaaaacttttgggcctggtttcacagacagggcttagtcTAAgtcaggattaggccatagttcaattaagacattgaagtcatttttataaaatgtcttGGAACAAAACAACttgtgtgcatcttgagacaaaacagaGGCACTGATATAGTTTAAGGTCAGTCAGTggaagtttctttcagttgaaacagctcagacttagtCAATACCAACTCATGAATAGAACccatcctaatttttttttttttcattaattcacaatacagaaagaaaaatatctgttcctacttcttctttttttttttttttttgtagaacttCCCCAATTTTCTGTACAAGCGAATACTGACAGGACAGTTGTAAGTTCTATCCTATTCATGAAATTACTGACTGCCCTTTCTCTTGTGCTTCAGGTGAATATCAAATCTCTGGAGGATGTGGTCCGTGCTTACTTGAAACTTGCAGAAGAAAAGACCGAGACGGCGAAAGAGGAGTCTCAGCAGATGGTGCTGGACATTGAGGATCTGGACAACATTCAGACCCCAGAAAGGTGCAGGATCCTAAAGGCCTAAACAGTTTCTTCCTACTTTTTGCATCATGCAGACAGGACACATtcagtatttagtatttattaggAACCTGCAAACATCTAGCCTTAAGCAACTGATGATTGTGATGATGATTGTTTTCCataaaagactgaaaaaaagcCATCTGAAGCTGActacttttgttgttgttgtttttttttagtgttctGTTGAGTGCCGTTAGTGGTGAAGACACTCAAGACCGTACTGACAGACTTCTGCTCACGCCTTGGGTCAAGTTCTTGTGGGAGTCGTACCGCCAGTGCCTGGACCTGCTAAGGAATAACTCCAAAGTGGAGCGCCTTTACCATGACATTGCTCAGCAAGGTCAGTGTAAAGCCCatataacacaaaaacatttgctTGTGTGTAGTGCTGGGTGATatggcgaaaaaaaaaaaaaaaaaaaaaaaaaattatcacaatttttttcatattagtcaattttattcatatcagtcgatatcgataattatcacaatgtcaaatttttatttctttcaagtttaaagagAGTTTTCTCCAAAgtaaagttgtagaaaccagaatgttaattgtggttttaaactattctttatgatcagaacatgacaaacacatcacatttttgaattttttacacttttactgtattaataatattacattttttgtctcttagaaatgcacatttgatagtagcttgagtaaATTAACCATTGTTCTTCCACATAGTAGCATACATTTCGATCATGATAACCACAGCTAAAACTACAcatatagcacctcaataccatggtaaaaatagaACTATATGGTGTCTAGTTATTTTGTATGagaaacagtagtctaaatacatttagtaaaaatgcacaaatgctaTAGcctactgtaattatattccattactcctttaatgcatttaatacatgtctacattaataatataataaaattcaatatgaATAACGCCATCCACATTCCTGACACATTACCATGGTGCAATTAGTGTTACTATGGTAAATCCATGGTGAAtgatggcgatttgtagattgataagccttctgactgtattGTTGCggacagtgtttctcctgtttgtcagcactGCTTCATCTGGCTTTAAACTAGCTTAAATCacagtcatttgtgttcttcattGAATTCATCCGCGGATAAATGCATCTGCTGTAATAAGCTTGCGCTGTGCTGCGATTCGAAATTTGAACCAAGCAGATAAATGGTCCGTGTGGTGCGGCTCAAATGAGTAGCGCTCTTTCGTTATGCTTTTGGTGCATAAACATTATATGGAACTTGTGCTGTcgttttatcgaggaaaattatatcacaaaaattattgttatcgatttatcgcccagccctgcTTGTGGGAGTTTTAGCATACAATGCATATAATcatataatgcatatatatagtagtcatgTTATAtgatacataaaatgtaaattctttTGGGTTGTGCTGAaatttatgacaaaaatgttcattttctcTCGCAGCTTTTAAGTTTTGCCTGCAGTACACCCGTAAAGCAGAGTTCCGTAAGCTGTGTGACAACCTGCGAATGCATTTGGGACAGATCCAGCGACACCACAACCAGAGCACTGCCATCAACCTGAACAATCCTGAGAGCCAGTCCATGCATCTGGAGACACGTCTGGTCCAGCTGGACAGCGCTATTAGCATGGAGCTGTGGCAGGTCTCTGTGCTTCATACTAGGCACCAATGTACAATagactgtataaatatatttattatgtaatataaatatatttatattaacttGAGGTTAGTCTCGATTTATGCTGCTGCTTTAAACCTATTTTCACAGTGCAAAGGAGAGTGCTTTACAtgcaaacagaacaaaactgtATTGAATACAGTAAAAGATACACTTAAATTGGTTtcatttgtgagaaacaaaattGACATGGTCTCTTTTTACACTATGAACTTATTGGTTCTTATATGTTGCCATGGTTTAATGCCTTGCTAATTATACTGGTTGAATACGTTCTTTGTAATCCACACAGGAAGCTTTCAAAGCCGTTGAAGACATCCATGGATTGTTTGCTCTCTCAAAGAAGCCCCCTAAACCCCAGCTTATGGCCAACTACTACAATAAGGTGTCCACTGTATTCTGGAAGTCTGGCAATGCCTTATTCCATGCCTGCACCCTACACAGACTCTACCACCTCTCCCGGGAAATGCGCAAGAACCTCACCCAAGAAGAGATGCAGAGGTGAGCATTAAAGAAGAGCAGTCATCAGCTTGAACTGATAATTTTGCTCTAATTTTACAGTAGGTAGACATTTCTTGAAATCAGAAAGCctttcttaattatttattagagACTTGCTTCAAAGTATATAATTactgtgtgttttatttgtttcattcagAATGTCCACTCGAGTGCTCTTGGCCACTTTGTCCATCCCCATCACCCCTGAGCGCACTGATATTGCTCGTCTGTTGGACATGGATGGCATCATTGTAGAGAAACACCGCAGACTGGCTACATTACTCGGCCTGCAATCTCCACCCACTCGCCAGAGTCTTATTAATGACATGGTAATAGCCATTCTGTCCACTGGTAATCACTTAAATGtatggtttaaaaaaacaaaaaaagattgaGAATGTTGCAGTGATACCTTCTTgggtattatttttatcataggTGAGGTTCAACCTGCTTCAGTATGTTGTTCCTGATGTCAAAGAGCTCTACAACTGGTTGGAGGTGGACTTCCACCCTCTTAAACTCTGTGGAAGAGTGACTAAAGTGAGTGACACTTGATTTATTtgctacattttatttctgagcTTATAAAACTCATGCCAAATCCATAGTaatataaaaccataaaatcagCCAGGTTGTACACTTTAAATAGGGCTGGGCGCtatggcaaaaaattaaaatctcaatttttttttaagaacgttctctgtttttttttttgtttttttttttttaaacgactagtcaacttgaaaatgtgactacaacatgattcaagtaactttctctttattaaccctctagttaaagaaaattctattccaagtgcaccacacatgaagttgGCAACATgatataaatgttaaacaaatcacttgttaaaggggtcagcagatgcccattttccacaagttgatatgattctttagggtcttaatgaaaagtctataatatactttggttaaaaattctcagtggttgtctAAAACAACCCCCTTTTTACCAtccaaaaatcatctcattctggtcgagtctgctttaaatgcaaatgagctctgctctgtccgcccctctcttctcccttcacaaacaaacgtaatccactgcatctttagcggctcagatgtcgggagtaaatgatgaccactatgttcattattacatccagcaacacaacacctcagttgcTCAAtcgcatctgagaatggcttgatttgaaaaagggaatattatttttacagatgactTAAAAGCCACTCcgtggatttttattattatagggtagatttgtacatacactgccaacacgcattaatattcaaacaacatgtaaaagtgaactttgcatccgatgacccctttaaatatctttgcaaaaAAGATGCATGAtctacaactacatcttgtacaaacttgtcttatccatattatatcttaaaatgctttaaaaaaaaatctcaaaagtcaaggtaattcaaattcaaaatgactgaaggtgTAGCACCAGTAGATTGTTATTtgctataaatgttctgtaaaaacggTAATGccaccatgatgcaaacatgaaatatcgtGTGGTTGGAGCGTCGTTTTCTATTTACTGTTATACTTGGCATGttgtcaaagtgtctaattctagcatttggtaatatttctcTTCAAAATCGCAAGTCcttaaatttctaaaaaataaaatcatggcaaaacattaaatttgaattaatcgATAACTCATTTAGCCATTACAACTCATTAAGCAACTGACTTTCGTAAACTTAATTAAGAAGAGTGATGCTCTTGTTAGACCTTTTGACACAGCAGTCTATGTTATAGTGTTCTTGATGTCAATACACATTAAAGACATCATATTCATGCAGTGTATGCGTTCTTGCTGTTGCTGCTTTAGGTGCTGAACTGGGTGAGGGACCAAGCTGAAAAAGAATCGGACCTGCAGCAGTATGTTCCTCACTTGCAGAACAACACCATCCTCAGACTGCTACAACAGGTTGGTTTGATCATTTACCTCTAGACTTCTATCTGTGCATGCTCCATTCTTTTGCAAATCTTCAAATCCTGTCTTCTGGGTTTTATTATTCCAGGTGGCTCAGATCTACCAGAGCATTGAGTTCAGCAGGTTAGCATCTCTGATACCATTTGTCGATGCTTTCCAGCTGGAGCGCTCGATTGTAGATGCAGCACGACACTGTGACCTACAGGTATagccaaaaaaaagttttagttcTCAAATTTGGGCGTATCTTCCACACACAGTCTCTAAATCGAGCACCGTAGTAGTTAATTGCATGGTCAAGGAGATTCTCCAAATGTTGTATTGACTTAAATTTTGTGAATTTACCCAAAGGTGCGCATTGATCATACATCTCGTACACTGAGTTTTGGCTCCGATCTGAACTATTCCACTAAAGAGGATTCTCCAGTAGGTCCATTCCTACAGAACATGCCCTCTGAACAGATACGGAATCAGCTCACTGCCATGTCATCCTCCTTGGCTAAAGCCATCCAAGTCATAAAACCTCCCTCCATGCTGGTAAGATCACTGCTAAGCTAAATTCATATCTCCTGCTAGTCAGTGTCATATTTCAGTTTCATCATCAACTCTAACTTTGCAAACAGCAAGAACATGAGGAGCAGAGTCAGCAGGCCATCACAGCCTACCTGAAGAATGCCCGCAAAGAGCATCAGCGCATCCTGGCTCGCAGACAAACGATTGAGGAGCGCAAAGAGCGTCTGGAGAGCCTCAACATCCAGAGGGAGAAAGAGGAGCTGGAACAGCGGGAGGCAGAGCTTCAGAAGGTGCGCAAAGCTGAGGAGGAGCGTCTTAGACAAGAGGCCAAAGAGCGAGAAAAGGAGCGCATCATGCAAGAACACGAGCAAATCAAAAAGAAGACGGTGCGTGAGCGACTGGAGCAGATCAAGAAGACTGAGCTGGGAGCCAAAGCATTCAAAGACATTGACATTGAGGTACGGCATTTGTTAGAGAAGGCCACCACCAGACTGTTTTATTGGCAACCTGGAAAATGATCAGTTGAGaaggtttatttttgtttaatttttttttgtaggatCTGGAGGAGCTGGACCCTGACTTCATCATGGCCAAACAGGTGGAACAACTagaaaaagagaagaaagaacTTCAGGAGCGTCTGAAAAACCAGGAGAAGAAGGTATAGCTTACATTAGATTTTAGTgaagtattttattgtaaataagcATGTTGGTAACCGTTTTAACTGTACGAGGATTAGGGTTAATTCGGTGCAGCTGAGTAGATGACATCCCAATATTACACTGGAGTAATACTATTATGCATATTCTAGATCGACTACTTTGAGAGAGCCAAGCGACTTGAGGAGATTCCTCTGATCAAGAAAGCCTACGAGGAGCAGCGCATCAAAGACATGGAGTTATGGGAGCAGCAGGAGGAGGAGAGGGTAATAATCGCATACTGCCTTTTGCACTTGTCGGAATTATGTGTGATTTACTTTGCCCTCTGGTCcatgtttcattttttgctaaaaaaaaaaaaagtttcaagcCCACCACATACTTGACCATACTTTCACTTTGAGATGCACCGATTGATTGGCCAGGGATCAGAATTGTCCGGTTTTCCACATTATCTGCCCGATTCCAAGCCTATGCGTTTTGATGTTAAACTTACTGCAACTGATAATGTATTTGTCATGACAGAAAGCAAAACAGATGAGCACAACAGCACTCACAGAAAGTTGTAGATGCATACTgcggtacaaaaaaaaaaaaaatttattataatatggCTTATTTACGCAACATTACATGACCAATATGATTTCCTAAATATCAAAATGACTGcaatgtgacactgattttatacaatagtagttcaataaacaagaagtttgGTTTCATAGTTAAAAGTATCATTGCATTTTTCACAACATTTcttgtttgtatgtttaaaaaatatttaaaacattgattttataaaattatttatgcaatcaaaattttagcatttataaatgcatttatagagAATATCTGTAATTTAGTCCAGATTGGAggaattgtaatgtttaatatatacatttttgttttttttttttttttttgcatttttgcatttttgcatttttgtatatgCTGTCAGTTACACTTCTTAGAAAGAAAATCAGAATCGGCAAAATCTGTATCAGCAGGTCACACAGGAAGACAGGGCGGGACATATCCAGCAGTCTcgccccttttttttttatgtagccAAGAGCGTTTCATTTGTATCACAGCTTGGGTCAGAGCTGTTGAGCTGGGTAAAAGCCACATTTGACTGTATGATAGCCACAATCTCGtccattttacattatttatatataaaatagcattctgtgtagaattcaaatgtgtCTGACATGTTTTGTGGTCTGTGCCGACTCTCTCATATGATCTGCTCCATGCTATCATGTCTCTAGATCGGAGCAGACTTCATTTGCCCCAACGGAATGAATATTTACACTTCCTGAATTGTTACCTATTGCCTGTATAGTGCACTAAGTGCAATTTACCGTACAGAAACgacaaattctgtgaacaagtgaccaatttcagcgtctatttatagtgtagagGGCGGGACACTTTAGAATTccagagagcatttgattgggcAGAAAATTTGAGAAGCTGATGTGCAGAGtcatgtcatcaaaatcgttaATTTATATTGGTGGGAGTTAGAGGCGGTACGTTTTGAATGCTTGTGTCTTGTAAATGCGaattttatctttgttttggagCACATTAGCTTACAGATAACCTTAAAGCTAacattcatactaaaagccaacaaactaaaattttcatttcatggggactttaactGTAGTTTGAAGTATTTCTTGAGGCCCTACTACTAGGTCATTGTTTTTGATTCAGTGATTTATTAATATCACGTAAATGAGAAGAACATGTGTTGAATAATATAATCATGTCATGTTGTTAATTGTAATTGAAGCTAAAGGTTGTTGTGTTCATCTGTTGCACAGATCACCAATATGAAGATGGAGCGTGAGAAGGCGCTGGAACACAAACAGAGAATGTCAAGGATGATGGAGGACAAGGAGAACTTCCTGTCCAAAATCAAAGCTGCTAGAAGCTTTATTTATGAGGTAAACAAAActttcaagtttatttattcagttgttTTGCAGATTATGCACCTGCTTTCAGTAGTTAGTACAGACGATGTATAAGATGAAGTTTTAGTAATGGAATAAAGTCCTCAATGCTTAGGATGTTGACGCTCCAGGTAGCTAAGCTTTGAGCAATTCTCATGTACCCAGGAAAAACTCAAGCAGTTCCAAGAACGTTTGGTTGAGGAGAGGAAGAAGCGTCTTGAGGAGCGAAAGAAGCAACGTAAGGAGGACAGACGAAAGGCCTTCTATCGCCAGAAAGAAGAGGAGGCTCAGAGAATCCATGAGGAGCAGCTCAAGAAAGGTTTTTATTTGCTGTTCATCTTCCCTCAGTTAACATGCACTGCAATACTTTTTCCTTTGGTAATGTTCATATCCTATTTGATATACTTTTGCTCACTTTTTTAGTCtttggttttgtgtgttttagagCGGGAAGAGCGTGAGCGCTTGGAACAGGAGCAAAGAGAGGAGGAAGAACGCGAATACCAGGAGCGCCTGCGTAAGCTGGAGGAACAGGAGAGAAAGCAGCGTGCCCGACAACAGGAAATTGAGGAGCGTGAGCGCCGCAAGGAGGAAGAGAGGAGGGCACCAGAAG is from Labeo rohita strain BAU-BD-2019 chromosome 13, IGBB_LRoh.1.0, whole genome shotgun sequence and encodes:
- the eif3s10 gene encoding eukaryotic translation initiation factor 3 subunit A isoform X1 — translated: MPAYFQRPENALKRANEFLEVGKKQPALDVLYDVIKSKKHRTWQKIHEPIMLKYLELCVDLRKSHLAKEGLYQYKNICQQVNIKSLEDVVRAYLKLAEEKTETAKEESQQMVLDIEDLDNIQTPESVLLSAVSGEDTQDRTDRLLLTPWVKFLWESYRQCLDLLRNNSKVERLYHDIAQQAFKFCLQYTRKAEFRKLCDNLRMHLGQIQRHHNQSTAINLNNPESQSMHLETRLVQLDSAISMELWQEAFKAVEDIHGLFALSKKPPKPQLMANYYNKVSTVFWKSGNALFHACTLHRLYHLSREMRKNLTQEEMQRMSTRVLLATLSIPITPERTDIARLLDMDGIIVEKHRRLATLLGLQSPPTRQSLINDMVRFNLLQYVVPDVKELYNWLEVDFHPLKLCGRVTKVLNWVRDQAEKESDLQQYVPHLQNNTILRLLQQVAQIYQSIEFSRLASLIPFVDAFQLERSIVDAARHCDLQVRIDHTSRTLSFGSDLNYSTKEDSPVGPFLQNMPSEQIRNQLTAMSSSLAKAIQVIKPPSMLQEHEEQSQQAITAYLKNARKEHQRILARRQTIEERKERLESLNIQREKEELEQREAELQKVRKAEEERLRQEAKEREKERIMQEHEQIKKKTVRERLEQIKKTELGAKAFKDIDIEDLEELDPDFIMAKQVEQLEKEKKELQERLKNQEKKIDYFERAKRLEEIPLIKKAYEEQRIKDMELWEQQEEERITNMKMEREKALEHKQRMSRMMEDKENFLSKIKAARSFIYEEKLKQFQERLVEERKKRLEERKKQRKEDRRKAFYRQKEEEAQRIHEEQLKKEREERERLEQEQREEEEREYQERLRKLEEQERKQRARQQEIEERERRKEEERRAPEEKPTKDWSEREESGWRKRGEGESEWRRPVADRDWRQEGREGREGREDNDREDRDREMPFRRGADSTRRGGSDDRGLRRGFDEERGPRRGGDEDRGPRRGFDDDRGPRRGFDDDRSHRRGDDDRGPRRGMDDDRGPRRGDDDRGPRRGFDDDRGPRRGMDEPRGPRRGADDDWGPRRGGDDERGGRRGMDDSGPRRGDDARPWKPLGRPGVSSCDVSISSLGGWREREKAREESWGPPRDAGHDDGEREGEERHEGDRFRERRPPREEGGGWRRGGGGGGGGGEEPSSWRDSRREDFDRDDRRERRDMRDRRDDRDRDRDHRGPSRDLDEGGSWRRSGDERRDERKDEREAPPRPRDREREGGEKSTWRSDKDKENPRRTKNETDDDGWTTVRR
- the eif3s10 gene encoding eukaryotic translation initiation factor 3 subunit A isoform X2, whose amino-acid sequence is MPAYFQRPENALKRANEFLEVGKKQPALDVLYDVIKSKKHRTWQKIHEPIMLKYLELCVDLRKSHLAKEGLYQYKNICQQVNIKSLEDVVRAYLKLAEEKTETAKEESQQMVLDIEDLDNIQTPESVLLSAVSGEDTQDRTDRLLLTPWVKFLWESYRQCLDLLRNNSKVERLYHDIAQQAFKFCLQYTRKAEFRKLCDNLRMHLGQIQRHHNQSTAINLNNPESQSMHLETRLVQLDSAISMELWQEAFKAVEDIHGLFALSKKPPKPQLMANYYNKVSTVFWKSGNALFHACTLHRLYHLSREMRKNLTQEEMQRMSTRVLLATLSIPITPERTDIARLLDMDGIIVEKHRRLATLLGLQSPPTRQSLINDMVRFNLLQYVVPDVKELYNWLEVDFHPLKLCGRVTKVLNWVRDQAEKESDLQQYVPHLQNNTILRLLQQVAQIYQSIEFSRLASLIPFVDAFQLERSIVDAARHCDLQVRIDHTSRTLSFGSDLNYSTKEDSPVGPFLQNMPSEQIRNQLTAMSSSLAKAIQVIKPPSMLQEHEEQSQQAITAYLKNARKEHQRILARRQTIEERKERLESLNIQREKEELEQREAELQKVRKAEEERLRQEAKEREKERIMQEHEQIKKKTVRERLEQIKKTELGAKAFKDIDIEDLEELDPDFIMAKQVEQLEKEKKELQERLKNQEKKIDYFERAKRLEEIPLIKKAYEEQRIKDMELWEQQEEERITNMKMEREKALEHKQRMSRMMEDKENFLSKIKAARSFIYEEKLKQFQERLVEERKKRLEERKKQRKEDRRKAFYRQKEEEAQRIHEEQLKKEREERERLEQEQREEEEREYQERLRKLEEQERKQRARQQEIEERERRKEEERRAPEEKPTKDWSEREESGWRKRGEGESEWRRPVADRDWRQEGREGREGREDNDREDRDREMPFRRGADSTRRGGSDDRGLRRGFDEERGPRRGGDEDRGPRRGFDDDRGPRRGFDDDRSHRRGDDDRGPRRGMDDDRGPRRGDDDRGPRRGFDDDRGPRRGMDEPRGPRRGADDDWGPRRGGDDERGGRRGMDDSGPRRGDDARPWKPLGRPGGWREREKAREESWGPPRDAGHDDGEREGEERHEGDRFRERRPPREEGGGWRRGGGGGGGGGEEPSSWRDSRREDFDRDDRRERRDMRDRRDDRDRDRDHRGPSRDLDEGGSWRRSGDERRDERKDEREAPPRPRDREREGGEKSTWRSDKDKENPRRTKNETDDDGWTTVRR